One window from the genome of Candidatus Nanopelagicales bacterium encodes:
- a CDS encoding DUF697 domain-containing protein has product MADKSDTQVPDLSRPQVESLFEQKLAEAFAALGMFNLLVVGKTGVGKSTLVNAMFGSDVAKTGIGEPVTRGLTHYALPDSFLGLYDAEGFETGMAGDAILSGLHALVDQYSHKPSQEQLHAAWYLVRWSDRRFEQAQVDFVSKLVNLGLPVIVVLTQVPTNHANIHPEALEFASYINALSLPISGPVVLTNALADAFTHVPVFGLQDLLDATYAVVPEVAEKALTAAQVVDIGRKKKAVAAIINQACTIAAGIGATPIPFADAALLIPNQITMIARITAAYGLPPSKSRAMSMAGSVVLTGGATLAGRYAVTSLLKFIPGGAVAGSAISATVAASMTKAVGAAWSQVCELALGLDDAQRDRFWASGQVAEQFLVFFKQNPGTGASLLKRVTKRA; this is encoded by the coding sequence GTGGCTGACAAAAGCGATACCCAGGTCCCGGACCTTTCGCGCCCCCAGGTTGAATCGCTGTTCGAGCAAAAACTTGCCGAAGCTTTTGCTGCGTTGGGGATGTTCAACCTGCTGGTGGTGGGTAAGACCGGCGTAGGTAAATCAACGTTGGTGAACGCGATGTTTGGTAGCGATGTGGCCAAGACAGGGATTGGCGAGCCTGTCACTCGAGGACTCACGCATTACGCACTGCCTGATAGTTTTCTTGGGTTGTATGACGCTGAAGGTTTTGAAACCGGTATGGCAGGGGATGCGATCCTGTCAGGACTTCACGCACTCGTTGATCAGTACTCGCACAAGCCTTCTCAGGAGCAGTTGCATGCTGCTTGGTATCTCGTGCGATGGTCAGACCGCCGTTTCGAGCAGGCTCAAGTTGATTTTGTCAGCAAGCTCGTGAATTTGGGCTTACCGGTCATCGTCGTGTTGACCCAAGTGCCGACGAATCACGCAAACATTCACCCAGAAGCCCTGGAGTTTGCCTCCTACATCAATGCACTCTCCTTGCCTATTTCAGGCCCTGTTGTGCTCACCAATGCGTTAGCTGATGCATTTACGCATGTGCCAGTATTTGGTTTGCAGGATCTCCTTGATGCCACATATGCCGTAGTTCCAGAGGTTGCTGAAAAAGCCTTGACCGCCGCTCAAGTTGTTGACATCGGGCGCAAAAAAAAAGCCGTAGCCGCGATCATTAATCAGGCATGCACGATCGCGGCTGGCATTGGTGCCACACCGATTCCGTTTGCCGATGCAGCGTTACTTATTCCAAATCAGATAACCATGATTGCTCGCATCACGGCCGCCTACGGATTGCCGCCAAGTAAGTCGCGCGCGATGTCGATGGCAGGTTCGGTTGTGCTCACTGGCGGAGCAACACTTGCTGGTCGGTATGCGGTGACAAGTTTGTTGAAGTTTATTCCGGGTGGAGCAGTTGCAGGTTCTGCAATTTCAGCCACAGTCGCAGCAAGTATGACCAAAGCAGTTGGTGCTGCGTGGTCGCAAGTGTGTGAGCTTGCTCTTGGCCTTGATGATGCCCAGCGTGATCGATTTTGGGCCAGTGGTCAGGTGGCTGAACAATTTCTTGTTTTCTTTAAGCAGAATCCGGGCACGGGGGCATCACTTCTCAAGCGGGTCACTAAGCGTGCATAG
- the tgt gene encoding tRNA guanosine(34) transglycosylase Tgt, with amino-acid sequence MTEPTFEVHAALANHASTDMLGRTGTITTPHGQIQTPAFIPVGTLATVKAVLPESMTQLSAQALLANAYHLYLQPGPDVVDEAGGLGAFMNWSGPTFTDSGGFQVLSLGVGFKKILAMDAKTVRSDEVIAPGKDRMAHVDDDGVTFKSHIDGTLHRFTPEVAMQVQHQLGADIIFAFDECTTLMNTRDYQERSLERTFEWAKRCVAEHQRLTVERSHRPYQELWGVVQGAQYEDLRRKAAQQMASLEFDGFGIGGALEKDQLGTIVGWVCEELPVNKPRHLLGIGDPVDFFNAVEAGADTFDCVAPSRMARNGTVLHPDGRFHITNAPYKRDFRPIDDECDCYTCAHYTRAYIHHLFKAHERLSATLTTIHNERFIVRLVDQIRASIPAGTFFEFKEEFLGRFHSNKNRNTSHDSE; translated from the coding sequence ATGACTGAGCCCACCTTTGAGGTGCATGCCGCCCTAGCAAACCATGCTTCGACAGACATGCTCGGACGCACGGGCACGATCACCACGCCGCATGGTCAGATTCAGACACCCGCATTCATTCCTGTGGGCACGTTGGCCACGGTCAAGGCCGTATTGCCTGAATCGATGACCCAGCTCAGTGCGCAGGCGCTTCTTGCCAATGCGTATCACTTGTATTTGCAGCCAGGTCCCGATGTGGTGGATGAGGCCGGCGGGCTCGGTGCGTTTATGAATTGGTCCGGCCCAACATTTACCGACAGCGGTGGCTTTCAGGTCCTTAGTCTCGGGGTGGGCTTTAAAAAAATCTTGGCGATGGATGCAAAAACTGTTCGTTCTGACGAAGTGATTGCGCCTGGAAAAGATCGTATGGCGCACGTTGACGATGATGGGGTGACCTTCAAATCTCATATTGATGGAACGTTGCATCGATTTACCCCTGAAGTTGCCATGCAGGTACAGCACCAGTTAGGTGCTGACATCATTTTTGCATTCGATGAATGCACCACATTGATGAATACGCGTGATTATCAAGAGCGTTCGCTGGAACGAACCTTTGAATGGGCCAAGCGGTGTGTTGCAGAACATCAACGGCTCACTGTTGAACGATCACATCGTCCGTATCAAGAACTTTGGGGTGTGGTGCAAGGAGCTCAGTACGAAGACCTGCGTCGAAAAGCTGCACAACAAATGGCCAGTTTGGAATTCGATGGTTTTGGCATAGGTGGCGCACTTGAAAAAGACCAGCTCGGCACAATCGTGGGGTGGGTCTGTGAGGAACTGCCGGTTAATAAACCTCGCCACCTGTTAGGCATCGGTGATCCCGTTGATTTCTTCAATGCGGTCGAAGCGGGGGCGGATACTTTTGACTGTGTTGCCCCTTCCCGCATGGCACGTAACGGAACTGTTTTGCACCCTGACGGACGATTCCACATCACCAATGCGCCATATAAAAGAGATTTCCGACCAATTGATGATGAATGCGATTGCTACACCTGTGCGCATTACACCCGCGCCTACATCCATCACCTGTTCAAAGCACATGAACGTCTTTCTGCGACGTTGACCACAATCCATAATGAGCGATTCATTGTTCGCTTGGTGGATCAGATTCGTGCGAGCATTCCTGCCGGTACCTTCTTCGAATTCAAGGAAGAATTCCTAGGGCGATTCCATTCGAATAAGAATCGCAACACAAGTCACGACTCGGAATAG
- a CDS encoding alpha/beta hydrolase, with amino-acid sequence MKRLAFVSALALVASSSVLFGTAHASPLDSYLNQQLTWLPCNLGECATLRAPLDYANVSLGDISIALSRTKHTGTNFQGSLIVNPGGPGSPGLDFAKYVARDISPALVKEFDIIGFDPRGVGKSAPVTCMTAKQTATWLSMDSTPDTRVEVASMMKAASSISAGCLQFTPRIAPHVGTPSATQDLELLRSALGEEKLNWLGFSYGTSLGTSYIQAYPHRVGRFVLDGAVDPSLDSMKLSLGQAKGFQRAFQNFAQDCLDHAPCSLGSSRRLINSKVNALLSRIDSHPMRTDYGAALTQSLGTGAIFTAMYSTDMWPLLNDALVQASTGNGTGLLELAWMGSDQTGPTTFGSNIHSAYYAIDCWDLPAAPGAAGLAKAAKQWARGAAIPEMSQSMSWGNAPCSSWFAHNPVLPAAATSTTSAPILIIGTRFDPATPYAWSQALSQQLPTSMLLTYEGNGHTAFGTGSRCIDSAVNEYLLRGTMPATGKRCVV; translated from the coding sequence GTGAAGCGACTCGCATTTGTCAGCGCATTGGCACTCGTTGCCAGTTCGTCTGTGCTGTTTGGCACTGCGCATGCAAGTCCACTTGATTCGTATCTGAATCAGCAACTGACTTGGCTGCCGTGCAATCTCGGCGAATGCGCCACCTTGCGTGCGCCACTTGACTACGCAAATGTCAGCTTGGGTGATATCTCCATCGCACTCAGTCGCACCAAACACACCGGCACCAATTTCCAAGGCTCCCTCATCGTGAACCCTGGCGGGCCTGGCTCGCCCGGCCTGGATTTCGCAAAGTACGTTGCGCGAGATATTTCTCCCGCCTTGGTTAAGGAATTCGACATCATCGGATTCGATCCTCGAGGGGTAGGCAAGTCAGCCCCCGTCACGTGCATGACCGCTAAGCAAACGGCAACTTGGCTTTCGATGGATTCAACACCTGACACTCGCGTTGAGGTGGCATCCATGATGAAAGCGGCATCCAGCATTAGTGCCGGCTGCTTGCAGTTCACTCCCCGCATTGCCCCACACGTGGGCACACCCTCTGCTACGCAAGACTTGGAATTGCTGCGCTCAGCGCTTGGCGAAGAGAAGCTGAATTGGCTCGGCTTCTCCTACGGCACTTCGCTGGGTACTTCATATATTCAGGCGTATCCACATCGCGTCGGTCGCTTCGTGCTCGATGGCGCGGTGGATCCTTCATTGGATTCAATGAAACTCTCATTGGGTCAAGCCAAAGGGTTCCAACGGGCTTTCCAAAACTTTGCTCAAGACTGCCTTGATCACGCACCCTGTTCTTTGGGATCTTCACGAAGGTTGATTAACTCCAAGGTCAATGCATTGTTGTCCCGAATTGATTCTCATCCGATGCGTACCGACTACGGCGCCGCACTCACACAATCCCTTGGAACGGGCGCAATTTTTACGGCGATGTATTCCACCGACATGTGGCCATTGCTCAACGACGCTTTGGTGCAAGCCTCAACTGGAAACGGAACTGGGCTTCTTGAACTCGCTTGGATGGGCTCTGACCAGACGGGCCCAACGACCTTCGGTTCAAATATTCATTCGGCGTATTACGCAATTGATTGTTGGGATCTACCTGCAGCGCCAGGTGCTGCCGGATTAGCTAAGGCTGCCAAGCAATGGGCACGTGGGGCGGCAATCCCCGAGATGAGCCAATCGATGTCATGGGGTAACGCTCCATGCTCGTCCTGGTTTGCACACAACCCCGTGCTCCCCGCAGCGGCGACTAGCACTACGAGTGCCCCAATTCTGATTATTGGCACACGCTTTGATCCAGCTACCCCATACGCCTGGTCTCAGGCGCTTTCACAGCAACTCCCTACCAGCATGTTGTTGACATATGAAGGAAATGGCCACACAGCCTTTGGCACAGGTTCGCGCTGCATAGATTCCGCGGTAAACGAGTACCTACTTCGAGGAACAATGCCCGCAACTGGCAAACGCTGCGTTGTTTAA
- a CDS encoding lytic transglycosylase domain-containing protein, which yields MRPKHRLRSIVVIGVVIAGLIVSGNWALNTAKHYGLIGPVQVPSEYRALVMSSAQRCPAISAEIFAAQLAKESRWNPKATSSAGAQGIAQFMPEVWDQVGIDANGDGAANVWDPQDAIPSAADFNCINRKLVKNVSGNRLKNTLAAYNAGHGAVRKYDGVPPFPETQKYVKAILEDAKNIRW from the coding sequence ATGCGTCCCAAACATCGACTTCGATCCATCGTGGTCATAGGAGTTGTTATCGCTGGCCTTATCGTTTCAGGCAACTGGGCATTGAACACAGCAAAGCACTACGGACTTATCGGCCCTGTTCAGGTGCCTTCCGAATACCGAGCCTTGGTCATGAGTTCAGCGCAACGCTGCCCCGCTATCTCAGCGGAAATTTTTGCTGCTCAATTGGCAAAGGAAAGTCGATGGAACCCCAAGGCAACAAGTTCTGCCGGTGCACAAGGCATCGCTCAATTTATGCCTGAAGTATGGGATCAGGTTGGCATCGATGCCAACGGTGATGGCGCTGCAAATGTATGGGATCCACAAGACGCCATCCCTTCTGCCGCAGACTTCAACTGCATCAATCGCAAACTCGTGAAGAACGTGAGTGGCAATCGACTAAAGAACACCCTGGCCGCCTACAACGCCGGGCATGGTGCCGTGCGCAAATACGATGGCGTACCACCATTCCCTGAAACACAAAAGTACGTCAAAGCAATTTTGGAAGATGCCAAGAACATTCGTTGGTGA
- a CDS encoding queuosine precursor transporter, with translation MTVTTPNRVHFASVTQSYYPLIVGVFVSILIISNIAATKLISFGPVIVDGGAFLFPLAYIIGDVLSEVYGWKAARRAIVLGFAMAILAAITFWVVQISPIADGYEYQAAFEAVLGFVPRIVLASVCGYLIGQLLNSYVLVKIKERTKEKHLWARLIGSTIVGEFADTVVFCTIAFYGIITGAEFANYVIVGYFYKTLLEVVLLPVTYPVIAYIKRREPTYELDTAA, from the coding sequence ATGACGGTGACCACGCCAAATCGTGTGCATTTCGCTTCAGTCACACAGAGTTACTACCCGCTCATCGTCGGGGTTTTTGTCAGTATCCTCATCATTTCCAATATTGCGGCCACAAAACTCATCTCTTTTGGCCCGGTAATCGTTGATGGTGGCGCATTTCTTTTTCCACTGGCCTACATCATCGGAGATGTTCTCAGCGAGGTGTACGGCTGGAAGGCCGCTCGGCGCGCAATCGTTCTGGGCTTCGCTATGGCAATTTTGGCGGCCATCACCTTTTGGGTCGTTCAAATTTCTCCCATCGCAGATGGGTACGAGTACCAGGCTGCGTTCGAAGCCGTACTCGGATTTGTTCCACGCATCGTGCTGGCTTCAGTCTGTGGCTATCTCATCGGCCAATTACTCAACTCCTATGTACTGGTCAAGATCAAAGAACGCACAAAAGAAAAGCACCTGTGGGCCCGCCTTATCGGGTCAACCATTGTTGGAGAGTTCGCTGACACCGTGGTGTTCTGCACTATTGCTTTCTACGGAATCATCACCGGGGCCGAGTTTGCGAACTATGTGATTGTCGGTTACTTCTACAAAACTCTGCTCGAAGTTGTGCTGCTGCCAGTCACGTATCCGGTTATTGCCTACATCAAGCGTCGTGAACCAACATACGAACTCGACACAGCTGCCTGA
- a CDS encoding YihY/virulence factor BrkB family protein, giving the protein MSLKISAVMKPAKAIFGDYGTHQGSLASGGMAYFVLLAIAPAAVVIGSVTGAVIGPERTKAAIEAIVEKIPSNGSDFHTSVESILNVMTGASVGALTITSIASFFVAIYASSKAIMALRMALDRSFGFTSERHGLFGRVRDAVITLIGLLLIVAILVVLTLLPRVLSAFGIDGFQFSTGIAIIDWLIYLAIVWCAVIGLYKWAPSKKGLVNWRSPIAILVAVWLLGASIGVGIYVGFSSTIGVTIAAFGAPMVILLWLYFSFIGVLLGAEAQMYLNKQGERVHV; this is encoded by the coding sequence GTGAGCCTGAAAATTTCGGCAGTGATGAAGCCAGCCAAAGCCATTTTTGGAGATTATGGAACCCATCAAGGTTCCCTGGCATCCGGTGGAATGGCCTACTTCGTATTGTTAGCTATCGCTCCGGCTGCCGTGGTAATCGGTTCAGTCACCGGCGCAGTTATTGGACCCGAACGCACTAAAGCCGCGATCGAAGCCATCGTCGAGAAAATTCCAAGCAATGGAAGTGATTTCCATACCTCCGTTGAATCGATTCTCAATGTTATGACTGGAGCGTCAGTAGGCGCGTTGACCATCACGTCTATCGCAAGTTTCTTCGTCGCAATTTACGCGTCATCCAAGGCCATCATGGCATTGCGAATGGCGCTTGATCGCTCATTTGGATTCACCAGTGAGCGTCATGGTTTGTTTGGGCGGGTACGCGACGCTGTGATCACTTTGATTGGTCTCTTGCTGATCGTTGCCATCTTGGTAGTGCTCACGTTATTGCCGCGAGTCTTGAGTGCCTTTGGAATCGATGGATTCCAGTTCTCAACCGGAATCGCCATAATTGATTGGCTGATTTATCTAGCGATCGTCTGGTGTGCGGTGATCGGACTCTATAAGTGGGCGCCTAGTAAAAAAGGCCTCGTGAATTGGCGTTCGCCGATCGCGATTCTGGTAGCCGTCTGGCTGTTAGGTGCCAGCATCGGAGTAGGAATCTATGTCGGGTTTTCATCAACCATTGGTGTAACGATCGCAGCATTCGGTGCACCTATGGTTATTTTGCTGTGGTTGTACTTCTCGTTCATCGGTGTGTTGCTCGGTGCTGAAGCTCAGATGTATCTCAATAAGCAGGGGGAACGCGTCCATGTCTGA
- a CDS encoding polyphosphate kinase 2 family protein — MSDVTKKQELLTRQRWHRIVESFLVKPGEKVDLDKDFDPAVTPKDFNKETSVDALQQVIDEMTVLQDRFYAESSRSLLVVFQATDAAGKDGTIKHVMSGLNPEGVDVHSFKAPSHLEMAHDFLWRHQVALPPLGKIAIFNRSHYENVLVTKVHPDLIWPAADRSVPREKLWVRRYEAINNWERHLVDSGTAIVKIFLNLSKDVQRKRFLQRIDEPEKNWKFSPADLHEREHWDEYRSAFSDMLSATSTKWAPWYVVPADHKWATRLITSGIILHALEDIDPHYPDVDTATRAELIAAREHLVSE, encoded by the coding sequence ATGTCTGATGTGACAAAGAAGCAAGAGCTCCTCACGAGGCAGCGTTGGCATCGCATCGTTGAGAGTTTCTTGGTGAAACCTGGCGAGAAAGTTGATCTCGATAAGGATTTTGATCCGGCGGTAACGCCAAAGGATTTCAACAAAGAAACAAGCGTTGACGCTCTTCAACAGGTCATTGATGAAATGACTGTGCTGCAGGATCGTTTCTATGCAGAGAGTTCGCGCTCTTTGCTCGTGGTGTTCCAAGCAACCGATGCTGCCGGCAAAGACGGAACGATTAAGCATGTGATGAGTGGCTTGAATCCCGAGGGTGTGGATGTCCATTCATTTAAAGCACCGTCGCATTTGGAAATGGCCCACGATTTCCTTTGGCGCCATCAGGTTGCATTGCCACCTCTTGGCAAGATCGCGATCTTTAATAGGTCGCATTACGAAAACGTGCTGGTCACTAAAGTGCATCCTGATTTGATCTGGCCGGCAGCCGATCGCAGCGTTCCAAGAGAAAAACTCTGGGTGCGTCGCTATGAAGCCATCAACAATTGGGAACGACATCTCGTTGATAGCGGCACCGCAATAGTCAAAATTTTCTTGAACCTTTCCAAAGATGTGCAGCGCAAGCGCTTCTTGCAGCGCATTGATGAACCAGAAAAGAACTGGAAGTTTTCTCCCGCTGATCTACACGAACGAGAACATTGGGATGAATACCGAAGTGCTTTTTCTGACATGTTGAGTGCAACGAGCACAAAGTGGGCGCCCTGGTACGTGGTGCCCGCGGATCACAAATGGGCAACGAGATTAATTACTAGTGGCATCATTTTGCACGCGCTTGAAGATATAGATCCTCATTACCCGGATGTGGACACTGCCACGCGAGCCGAGTTGATTGCAGCTCGCGAACATCTCGTATCTGAGTAA
- a CDS encoding alpha/beta-hydrolase family protein encodes MSFMSRVVGALGPNRSLAERVALFAAAAAVGPSFEPGLQPRKTMDQAIATGVISAATLSLVTATQSSIDSLGNAVMKTRGVDRTNATSATKLMFNVGTNLAVAGITEGIARALPAHEDEQLRRGLTRVAAQRSSKVALAGAALSGIIGTFDLIGQKVPGLRWTSYVPLALPAGIAASAFEIHRVHQNAEEYGDTTIAKVSTRNSVAIAIGVGAGVLALQAGERLLASKVSKSLLRVAPDYDEVANPIGHIVALGILGGALTAGYEYATRRVEQGGAAIEPAYETPPTSPFVSGSPVSLVTFDSLSREGRRFTNMVLTRDEIEDVMGTPATHDPIRLFVGLDTSSVLEERVELLIDELVRTNAFDREVLCFASPTGSGYINYVLAEALEYLTLGNSAIATIQYSLLPSPMSLNRTGLAVEQNRAVMYAISGYMRGLPPEKRPKFVLFGESLGALTMQDIWQHRTVEAMERDFVHSGIFLGTPSATEFAKAWRLDKEKIDPEGVMIELDNYGEYLNLPDEQREKIRFTLLSHYNDPIPKFGTNLLLRQPWWLGPVDERPEGVPRSSRWRPGTSFVLTGVDMINAMEVIPGIFGRRGHDYREDIARFVTSTYDLPATATQLLRMEEALRARELQWAQRRVVTEQVARAKEALKREMKSWNVRGSAEEVNGDLWKELVASAQAEILAEDKASAH; translated from the coding sequence ATGAGTTTCATGAGCCGCGTTGTGGGTGCCTTGGGTCCAAATCGAAGTTTGGCAGAGCGCGTGGCGCTCTTTGCTGCTGCTGCAGCTGTTGGTCCATCGTTTGAGCCGGGTTTACAGCCACGCAAGACTATGGACCAAGCAATTGCTACGGGTGTTATTTCGGCTGCCACACTCTCGTTAGTAACAGCGACTCAGAGCAGCATTGATTCGCTCGGCAATGCAGTCATGAAGACTCGCGGTGTTGATCGCACCAACGCCACATCAGCGACAAAGTTGATGTTCAATGTTGGCACAAACCTTGCTGTCGCTGGAATAACAGAAGGCATCGCCCGTGCGCTCCCAGCGCACGAGGATGAGCAGTTGCGCCGCGGTTTAACGCGTGTGGCTGCTCAACGTTCTTCCAAAGTCGCACTTGCCGGAGCTGCGCTGAGCGGAATCATCGGAACCTTTGACCTGATTGGTCAGAAGGTTCCGGGGTTGCGTTGGACCTCATATGTCCCATTGGCATTACCGGCAGGCATCGCTGCTTCGGCATTTGAAATTCATCGCGTTCATCAAAATGCTGAGGAATATGGGGACACAACGATTGCCAAGGTTTCTACACGCAATTCGGTGGCCATCGCGATCGGTGTAGGTGCAGGAGTGTTGGCCTTGCAAGCAGGTGAACGCCTGTTGGCCTCAAAGGTTTCAAAGTCGCTGCTTCGAGTTGCGCCAGATTACGATGAAGTCGCAAACCCCATTGGCCACATTGTCGCGCTTGGAATACTTGGCGGTGCGCTCACTGCGGGATATGAATATGCAACCCGTCGGGTAGAACAGGGCGGAGCAGCCATTGAGCCGGCTTACGAAACCCCACCAACGAGTCCCTTCGTTTCAGGAAGTCCAGTAAGTTTGGTGACTTTCGACAGTCTTTCTCGCGAAGGTCGACGATTCACCAACATGGTGTTGACGCGTGATGAAATCGAAGATGTGATGGGTACTCCTGCCACACATGACCCAATCCGCTTATTTGTTGGTTTGGATACGTCAAGCGTTCTGGAAGAGCGAGTAGAGCTGCTCATTGATGAGCTGGTTCGCACCAATGCCTTTGATCGTGAGGTTTTGTGTTTTGCGTCGCCAACTGGCTCCGGATACATCAATTATGTCTTGGCTGAAGCTCTTGAATATTTAACACTTGGCAACAGTGCGATTGCGACGATTCAATATTCGTTATTGCCATCACCGATGTCGCTAAATCGCACCGGCCTGGCAGTTGAACAAAACCGTGCGGTGATGTACGCGATCTCCGGCTATATGCGTGGTTTGCCACCTGAGAAGCGACCAAAGTTTGTGCTGTTTGGCGAGAGCCTAGGCGCGTTGACGATGCAAGATATTTGGCAACATCGCACTGTTGAAGCGATGGAGCGAGATTTCGTGCACTCTGGAATCTTCTTGGGTACCCCCTCTGCAACTGAATTCGCAAAAGCTTGGCGCCTAGATAAGGAAAAGATTGATCCTGAAGGTGTGATGATCGAACTCGATAACTACGGCGAGTACCTCAATCTTCCCGATGAACAGCGCGAGAAAATTCGATTTACCTTATTGAGCCATTACAACGATCCCATTCCAAAATTCGGAACAAATTTGTTGTTGCGTCAACCTTGGTGGCTTGGCCCAGTTGATGAGCGTCCCGAAGGAGTGCCAAGGTCTTCTCGATGGCGTCCAGGAACCTCGTTTGTGCTGACGGGCGTAGACATGATTAATGCAATGGAAGTGATTCCTGGCATCTTCGGACGCCGTGGTCACGATTACCGTGAAGACATTGCTCGCTTTGTCACTTCAACGTATGACCTTCCTGCAACTGCAACCCAATTGCTGAGAATGGAAGAAGCGTTGCGCGCCCGTGAATTGCAATGGGCCCAGCGTCGCGTGGTCACAGAGCAAGTAGCGCGTGCCAAAGAAGCACTCAAGCGTGAAATGAAGTCTTGGAATGTCAGAGGCAGTGCCGAAGAGGTCAATGGTGATCTCTGGAAGGAACTCGTAGCATCCGCGCAGGCTGAAATTCTTGCTGAAGATAAGGCAAGCGCTCACTAA
- a CDS encoding PAC2 family protein has product MRAPEEMYTVHQMPTFDDAPVLIHAFTGYVDAGGAVRMMIDHILETYEHHLIATFDVDEVMDFRARRPILSYSVDHFTGVDIPAIQLHEVIDDEGTRFLLLAGPEPDYQWMRFIKAVTHLGKTMNIRLAVATSGIPWPAPHTRTIGITVHGSDPALVQGFRSQVGDVEVPGHMGAMLEFHLAQAGFDSMGITAQVPHYLAQFQYPQSAQTLLNSLSMITGLALAADGLDELAEKATSEIEEQLEGNDEFTTVVAALEHQYDQVHSTDNGAVFTEPENVPTGDELAAQFESFLRDLDAEDGSAQG; this is encoded by the coding sequence GTGCGGGCGCCGGAAGAGATGTACACCGTTCATCAAATGCCTACATTTGATGATGCGCCAGTATTGATTCATGCCTTCACCGGATATGTCGATGCAGGTGGCGCAGTGCGCATGATGATCGATCACATTCTCGAAACTTACGAGCATCACTTGATTGCGACGTTCGATGTTGATGAAGTGATGGACTTCCGTGCCCGCAGACCAATTCTTTCCTATTCTGTTGATCACTTCACTGGTGTCGATATTCCAGCGATTCAATTACATGAGGTTATCGATGACGAAGGAACTCGATTCTTGTTGTTAGCGGGGCCAGAGCCCGATTACCAGTGGATGAGATTCATCAAAGCGGTGACGCATCTTGGCAAGACAATGAACATCCGCCTTGCAGTTGCAACCTCGGGTATCCCTTGGCCTGCCCCTCACACACGCACCATCGGCATTACCGTTCATGGTTCAGACCCTGCACTCGTACAAGGCTTTCGTTCGCAGGTGGGCGACGTCGAGGTTCCTGGTCATATGGGTGCCATGTTGGAATTCCATCTTGCCCAAGCGGGTTTTGACTCAATGGGCATCACCGCACAGGTTCCGCATTATTTGGCCCAATTTCAATACCCGCAAAGCGCTCAGACATTGTTGAATAGCTTGAGCATGATTACAGGTCTGGCATTGGCAGCCGATGGTTTGGATGAACTTGCCGAAAAAGCAACGTCAGAAATCGAAGAGCAACTTGAAGGTAACGATGAATTCACAACAGTCGTCGCTGCCTTGGAACATCAATACGATCAAGTTCACAGTACCGACAATGGAGCTGTATTTACAGAGCCTGAGAATGTCCCAACAGGCGATGAACTAGCGGCCCAGTTCGAATCGTTCTTGCGTGACCTTGATGCCGAAGATGGCTCAGCACAAGGTTAA